The following are encoded together in the Plasmodium vinckei vinckei genome assembly, chromosome: PVVCY_12 genome:
- a CDS encoding endonuclease III homologue, putative — MDKSSKYFTPNRVKKIQIKYEDSPNNQYNNIIKNDNDILNSQYKTDCLNSEIKKEQYDNIEEEGTNHKINGPKKSDRTKRKAIKSEQNDETIKNLKNENDIETKKKIFTIVYNKIKEMRQNIDAPVDKYGCHMLSEKTDDLKTFRFQTLISCLLSSRTKDEVTAMVMERLKKHGLTVENILNTPEEELKKLIYGIGFYNVKSKQIIQICKILKEKYNSDIPHSYEELMKLPGIGEKVSQLILQTALNKHEGIAVDIHVHRISNRLNWVYTKNESETQIKLKSFVDKELWSEINHLLVGFGQVICKGKKPLCEKCTITDYCQYYNDNFVTKKKQKKEDHSE; from the coding sequence ATGGACAAATCGTCAAAATACTTCACCCCAAATAGAGTAaagaaaatacaaataaaatatgaagacTCGCCAAATAACcaatataacaatataataaaaaatgacaatGATATACTAAATAGTCAATATAAAACGGATTGCCTGAACagtgaaattaaaaaagagcAATATGACAATATAGAAGAAGAGGGAACaaatcataaaataaatggcCCGAAAAAATCGGATAgaacaaaaagaaaagcAATAAAAAGTGaacaaaatgatgaaactattaaaaacttaaaaaatgaaaatgatatagaaacgaaaaaaaaaatattcacgatagtatataataaaataaaagaaatgagACAAAATATCGATGCCCCAGTTGATAAATATGGGTGTCATATGCTAAGCGAAAAAACTgatgatttaaaaacatttcGATTTCAAACTTTAATTTCATGTTTATTATCATCACGAACAAAAGATGAAGTAACCGCTATGGTAATGGAGAGACTAAAAAAACATGGACTAACTGTTGAAAACATATTAAACACTCCTGaagaagaattaaaaaaattgatatatGGAATAGGATTTTATAATGTTAAAtcaaaacaaattattcaaatttgtaaaattttaaaagaaaaatataattcagATATACCACATAGTTATGAAGAATTAATGAAATTACCAGGTATTGGAGAAAAAGTTTCACAACTTATTTTACAAACAGCTTTAAATAAACATGAAGGAATAGCTGTTGATATACACGTGCATAGAATATCTAATCGTTTAAACTGggtttatacaaaaaatgaatcaGAGAcacaaattaaattaaaaagttttGTGGATAAAGAACTTTGGTCAgaaataaatcatttacTAGTTGGGTTTGGGCAAGTAATTTGCAAAGGAAAAAAACCATTGTGTGAAAAATGCACAATTACAGATTATTGCCAATATTACAATGATAATTTTGTCACGAAAAAGAAACAGAAAAAGGAAGATCACAGTGAATAG
- a CDS encoding GPI-anchored wall transfer protein 1, putative, with protein MNKINLISYLFICPLNVTHILDSIFYMHEINKNVNSNKDLFIYDSKNISNGIETLYHDKQLHEVSEIFFQLSQKYKPYFDQNGQDKLNIVENKKNNNDDIYKFKDININEDEIYFLYENVKTKQVKKIQINKTNKVNNYLNLLNINNCIYKLNMIEYKKIKNIIDHSNDIVLNTYYIYLLLLFFSLCIYIEKSLFIIFPILRRCEIIMTLFIVLVPSIIYLFFYFYFTITNVISLYIFFYFLFYTYTHKWKKNDKVNTDDKTSSSKVDLVENQKKSDHSYNCLIHTRLINMCITYLCIFAVDFFCFPKHFKKSVYYGNTLMDLGIGACITTSAYCYKKKHTQVDINNEKKQSDECNIKNDNTVKYRQQNNDILKIIMKYLILFIFGIGRFFAITIFNYNYSITEYGIHWNFFMTLFFLLIITDIIFNIFKNKKTTIFIFSCIAICIYELFIYIFDIHSYILFKGMRKTFFEANKEGIFNLIGSINLYTFSYSFWNIFIINHSEEIKNNSTNLQNVHKKPVFNNTIYNRLRYIKNKYYNIYLNIKIFLFAFLFYVFHSILNRYGKYSVRVLCNANYIFIITSISLFMAGLSYFIEQIITEKININILDKINYNTLLIFIFCNITLGLFNILFHSLLYPLILSIFILTLYSLFFLIFAKFLPVYSRRKS; from the coding sequence atgaataaaattaacCTAATtagttatttatttatttgccCTTTGAATGTAACACATATATTAGattcaatattttatatgcatgaaataaataaaaatgtaaatagtaataaagatttatttatatatgatagTAAAAACATAAGTAATGGAATAGAAACATTATATCATGATAAACAATTACATGAAGTTtctgaaatattttttcaactcTCTCAAAAGTATAAGCCTTACTTTGATCAAAATGGACAAGACAAACTAAATATAgtagaaaacaaaaaaaacaataatgatgatatatataaatttaaggatataaatattaatgaagatgaaatatattttttatatgagaATGTAAAAACGAAgcaagttaaaaaaatacaaattaataaaacaaataaagtTAACAACTATTTAAatctattaaatattaataattgtatatataaattaaatatgattgaatataagaaaataaaaaatataatagatCATAGTAATGATATTGTATTAAAtacttattatatatatttattattattatttttttcattatgtatatatatagaaaaaagtttatttattattttccctATATTAAGAAGATGTGAAATTATTATGACCTTGTTTATAGTATTAGTACCatcaattatttatttatttttttatttttattttacaataaCTAATGttatatctttatatatatttttttatttcctattttatacatatacacacaaatggaaaaaaaatgataaagtAAATACAGATGATAAGACAAGCAGTTCAAAAGTTGACCTTGtagaaaatcaaaaaaaatcagaTCATTCTTATAACTGTTTAATACATACCagattaataaatatgtgtattacatatttatgtatatttgcTGTAGATTTCTTTTGTTTTccaaaacattttaaaaaatcagTTTATTATGGGAATACATTGATGGATTTAGGGATAGGGGCATGTATAACAACCAGTGCAtattgttataaaaaaaaacacacacaagttgatataaataatgaaaaaaaacaatctGATGAgtgtaatataaaaaatgataatacaGTTAAATATAGacaacaaaataatgatattttaaaaattattatgaaatatttgattttatttatttttggaaTTGGTCGATTTTTTGctataacaatttttaattataattatagtaTCACAGAATATGGTATACATTGGAATTTCTTTAtgactttattttttttattaattataacagatataatatttaatatatttaaaaataaaaaaaccacaatttttatttttagctGTATTGCAATCtgtatatatgaattatttatatacatatttgatatacatagttatatattatttaaggGTATGagaaaaacatttttcGAAGCAAACAAAGAAGGAATATTTAACCTTATAGGGTCAATCAACTTATATACATTCTCTTATTCGTTTtggaatatatttattattaatcaTAGTGAAGAGATAAAGAATAATTCAACAAATTTACAGAATGTGCATAAAAAACCTGTCTTTAATAATACTATTTACAACCGTTtaagatatataaaaaataaatattataacatatatttaaatataaaaatatttttgtttgcttttcttttttatgtatttcaTTCTATACTAAATAGATATGGAAAATACAGTGTCCGAGTTTTATGTAATGCTAactacatatttataataacatCGATTAGTTTATTTATGGCAGGATTAAGTTATTTTATAGAGCAAATAATaacagaaaaaataaatataaatattttagacaagattaattataatactttattaatatttatattttgtaatattactttaggattatttaatattttatttcattcattattatatcccCTTATTTtatccatatttatattaactttatattctttattttttttaatttttgcaAAATTCTTGCCAGTATACTCAAGAAGAAAAtcttaa
- a CDS encoding enoyl-acyl carrier reductase, putative: MYKKVAAFLTILIFNSLKITCFTNNGYEKKTIPSLRMNNQNYWKNKVLRKIKNENNLRINVENDQSDKIEGIQNMNDSEICFIAGVGDSNGYGWGIAKELSKRNVKVIFGVWPPVYNIFIKNLESGKFDKDMIMDNDNSKRMEILDVLPFDAAFDNYDDIDEDTKNNKRYNNLKNYSIEETANLVYNKYGKISMLVHSLANGREVQKNLLDTSRDGYLDAISKSSYSLISLCKHFCKFMKPGGSIVSLTYLASQKVVPGYGGGMSSAKAALESDTRVLAYHLGRKYNIRINTISAGPLKSRAATAINKFNNNQKNNINSSDQNDKQNYSFIDYAIDYSEKYAPLRKKLLSTDVGSVASFLLSKDSSAVTGQTIYVDNGLNIMFGPDDLFQAIDP, translated from the coding sequence atgtataaaaaggTAGCAGCTTTCTTAACTATCTTAATATTTAACTCTTTGAAGATAACATGTTTCACTAATAATGGATatgagaaaaaaacaattccTTCCTTACGAATGaataatcaaaattattggaaaaataaagttttaagaaaaataaaaaatgaaaacaattTAAGAATAAACGTTGAAAATGATCAAAGTGATAAAATCGAGGgtatacaaaatatgaatgatagtgaaatttgttttattgcGGGTGTAGGAGATTCAAATGGGTATGGATGGGGTATAGCTAAAGAGCTTAGTAAAAGAAATGTAAAAGTGATTTTTGGAGTATGGCCACctgtttataatatatttataaaaaatttagagTCTGGAAAATTCGATAAAGATATGATAATGGATAATGACAATTCTAAACGAATGGAAATACTCGATGTTTTGCCATTTGATGCTGCATTTGATAATTATGATGATATAGATGaagatacaaaaaataataagagatataataatttaaaaaattatagtatTGAAGAAACAGCTAATTTagtttataataaatatggaaaaatatcGATGCTTGTTCATTCATTAGCTAATGGAAGGGAagtacaaaaaaatttgttaGACACAAGTAGAGATGGATATTTAGATGCTATCAGTAAAAGTTCTTATTCTCTAATATCTTTATGTAaacatttttgtaaatttatgAAACCTGGAGGAAGTATTGTTTCATTGACATATCTAGCTAGCCAAAAAGTTGTACCGGGATATGGTGGTGGTATGTCAAGTGCTAAAGCTGCATTAGAATCGGACACAAGAGTTTTAGCTTATCATTTAggtagaaaatataatataagaaTTAATACTATTAGTGCCGGACCACTTAAATCTAGAGCAGCTACTGCTATcaacaaatttaataataatcaaaaaaataatataaatagttcagatcaaaatgataaacaaaattattcatttattgaTTATGCAATTGATTATTCAGAAAAATATGCACcgttaagaaaaaaattattatctaCTGATGTTGGATCTGTTGCttcatttcttttatcAAAGGACAGTAGTGCAGTTACTGGTCAAACAATATATGTGGATAACGGGCTGAATATTATGTTCGGCCCTGATGATTTATTTCAAGCTATAGACCCATAG